Within the Gracilinema caldarium DSM 7334 genome, the region GAAAATTAGAAGTAATACGCTCAACAAAAGAAGAAATTAGTGGCATCGCGGAGCTCTATAATCTCACCCCTGCGCTGTCCCTCGCAGACTGCTCGGTGCTTTTCCATGCTGTAGCGAAAGGCGCGGTGGTCCTCTCTGGTGATGCTCGACTCAGGCGTATCGCCAAAGAGCGCTCCCTTTCCGTCCATGGGACACTCTGGATTTTATCCGAATTAGTTGACAATGGACTTTTAGTAAGAGCTGAGGCTACCGAAATTCTGGAACGTCTAATGAAAATTAACCCTCGACTTCCACTTTCTGAGTGCCGGGAATTACTGGCCCTATGGAAAAATCCGTAGAGCAAAACCCTGGAATCGAAAAACTCTCCCTGCTTAAAAAAGCCTGGTAAATACCTCTTTACAAAGGGACGGGGCAATGGTACTCTTTTATTAGTTTCTTTCTGTAAGTAATTACAAACGCCGCACCGAAGCATCGGCGGTTTTCAGCCTTTGTGCAAACAGGAGTTGCTATGACAAACGAAGAACGGGTAGCCATAGAAGCCTTTGCCCGGGAGATACGGATTCACACCATCCGGGCTATTGGAACCTTAGGGGTAGGCCACATTGGGGGCGCCATGTCGATTGTGGAGGTCCTGGCGGTCCTTTACAGCAAACACTTACGGCATGATCCAAAGAATCCCGCATGGCGGGAACGGGACCGGCTCGTGCTTTCCAAGGGACACGCGGGGCCCGCCCTCTATTCGGCCCTGGCCCTGCGGGGATTCTTTCCTTTAGACTGGCTCCTGACACTGAATCAGGGCGGGACCCGCCTGCCGAGCCACTGCGACCGGACCAAAACACCGGGGATTGATATGACCACGGGCTCCCTTGGCCAGGGGCTTTCCGCCGCCTGCGGCATCGCCTACGGAAACCGGCTCGATGGGCTTGAGTCCTACACCTATGCCATCATCGGGGACGGCGAAAGCGACGAAGGGCAAAACTGGGAAGCGGCCATGTTTGCTTCCCACAAAAAGCTGGACCATCTTATCGCCTTTACGGACTACAACAAGATGCAGATCGATGGCTATACCCAGGATATTTTGGACCTGGGGGACATTGAAGGGAAATGGTGGGGCTTTGGCTGGCGAGTTCTGCGGTTGGACGGCCACAACGTAGAAGCCCTGGACTCAGCCATCAGCCTGGCAAAAACGACCAGGGGCCAGCCGGTGATGATCATCATGGATACCATTAAAGGCAAGGGTTGCAGTTTTGCCGAAGGGAACCTGGGAAATCACAACATGAATGTCACGAAGGAACAGATGGAAGCAGCCCTGGCGGCATTGGCCGGGGAAGGCCGGGAGGGAAAATAATGGAAACCAGGGAAATGCGCACCGTGTTTATCAATACACTTATAGAAGCAGGCAAAAAGGATGATCGGATCGTTCTGATTGATGCAGACCTGGGCAAGGCCGGCGCTACGGCGTCCTTTGCCCAAACCTTTCCTGAGCGGCACATCAATGTGGGGGTCGCCGAGGCAAACATGATCGGCGTCTCCGCAGGCCTGGCCAGCGTCGGTAAAATACCGGTAGCCCAGACCTTTGGGTGCTTTGCAAGCCGCCGGGTCTTTGATCAATTTTTTATATCCGTAGCCTATGCCCATCTGCCGGTAAAACTCGTGGGTACCGATCCGGGAATTTCCGCGGCCTTTAACGGGGGAACCCACATGCCCTTTGAAGACCTGGGAACCATGCGGCTCATTCCTGATCTTACGATTGTGGAACCCTCCGATCCGGTTTCCCTTGCAGGGCTCTTACCGGAAGTGCTTGCCCAGCAAAAACCCGCCTACATTCGGCTGTACCGGAAACCTCTGCCGGTCCTGTACAGTGAAGGGGAACCATTCCAAATCGGGAAATGCAAGGTCCTCCGCCAGGGAGGCCCCAATTCGGTACTGCTCATAGCCCTTGGTGGCATTATGGTACAGGAAGCGCTGGAGGCGGCAAAAATCCTGGAAGCCCAGGGCATTTCGGTGACCATTATCGATGTGCTTACTTTAAAGCCCATTGATGCGGAGGGGCTCCTTTCGGCTATGAAGAACGCCCGGGCAGTAATAAGCTGTGAGAATCATCAAATCCATGGCGCCTTAGGCAGTGCGGTGGCGGAGCTCATGGCCGAGTACCGAATATATAAGCCCTTTGGCAGAATTGGTATCCGGGACGAGTTTGGTCAGGTCGGAACAGAGCAATGGCTTAAGGAGCACTTTAAGCTGGACAGCCGCTCTATCGTTGAGGCGGCAACAGGACTGTTACAAAAGTAAGGGAACAGGAATCGTTCATCAATATAAAGAACTTAGTAGAGGAGTATGACTATGGCAGACAAGATTACCCTGGCAATCGCCAGCGACCTTTCGGGATTTCCCCTCGCCCGGGAAATTGTTAAACATCTAAAGGAAAACCATCCGGAGCTTACCGTGATTGATTATGGCATCATGAGTGCCGATAAGCCTGAGCCCTACTTCGTGCAGGCTCCTAAGGTCGCCAAGGCCGTACAGCGGGGAGAGGCCCAGAAGGGGATTCTCATTTGCGGGACCGGTCAGGGCATGGCCATTGTTGCCAACAAGCATAGGGGGGTCTATGCCTGTGTGGTGGATGACATTTTTTCCGGCGAACGGGCAAAGATTATCAACAATGCCAACGTGATTACCCTGGGGGGCTGGATTACGGCGCCCTTCCTGGGTTGCCAAATCGTGGATGCCTGGCTTGCCATGTCCTTTACCCAGAAGATGGAGTTTAAAAAGGACTTTCTCACCAATGCCTTTAACCAGGTGGTTGCCCTGGAGGAAGAGAACTTTAAATGATCGGTGCCATTGCTTCTCCCACGAACATTATTGAGCTACCCCAGTTTACCGCGGCAGCGCTGGATGAGGTGCTGGTCTACAGCACCGGCCTTTCCGGCGCTGGCAACGTCGTCGCCAGTACAAACGACCGCACTGGTGCCGGTGCCGGCCCGGTGCTCTGCATCATCGACCCGCGGCCCTTCCCCCTGCGGGATCGGGTCCTGGCCGATCTGGGCCGCCGCTGGAAGCTCAGCATCATGGACCAGGTGGTACCGAACCCGGCGAGCAAAGATATTATGGCCATGGCGGAAGCAGCCCGCCAGCAGCGGCCTGCGGCGGTGCTCGGCATTGGCGGCGGCTCCACCCTGGATTCTGCCAAGGCGGTGGCCATGCTCCTGGAAAATCCGGGGGATTTGGATGAGTACCTGGGGCCCGATGCATCCCGGAAGCCCCAGAGCCGGTGTATACCTCTGCTCCTCATCCCCACCACCACAGGAACCGGCTCGGAGGTTACCCGATTCGGGGTCTATACCGTCCGGTCGGGCCGGAAGTACACCCTGAACAGCCCGGTCCTGCAGGCTGAGACCGCTCTCCTTTCCCCGGACCTGGTGGCAGACCTCCCCCCAGCCCTGGTGGCCGCCACGGGCTATGATGCCCTGACCCATGCCCTGGAAACCCTCTGGAATAAAAACGCGACCGCCCTTTCTGACCGGCTTGCCCTGGAGGCCGCTGCGGCGGTGCTCCGCAGTCTCGAACCGGCCTGGCGTGCAAGTCAGGGCCAGGGCCCCGCAGCAGCCCTGGCAGAGCTCCAGCAAGCTGCAACCCTGGCAGGCATAGCCTTTAACAAGACGGGCACCGCCGCAATCCATGCCCTTTCTTTTATACTTTCAGAGGAATGGCACCTGAGCCATGGGGCGGCCTGTGCCTTCTTTACCCAAAATATATTCGATATCAACATGCAGGACCCGGCGGTGCGGACGAAGTTTTTAACGCTGGCAAAACGGGTCTATGCAGAAGCAGGCGAGTCCAGCGCTTCACCGCTCTCCGATGAGGGGTACCTCCAGTACCTTCGGGACCGGCTTGTCGCATTAAAGCGGCTCATGGGCCTGCCGGACCGCTTCTCCGACATCCCGGGCTTTACCTTGCCGGGAAATGCCGATGAACAGGAAAAAATCGCCGCCCTCTTTGACAAGGCCCAGAATGATTTTAAGCTGAAAAACAACCCCGTACCCTGTACGCCTGAGCTTGTCCGGAAGCTGGTGCTGGAGAAGTTGCAATGAGCCCCCTCGTTTTTGGCCTGGTGGGCCTTACGGTTCTTATAACCCACGCCCTGGAGGCAATTACCGGCTTCGGCTGCACCGTATTAGCCTTACCCTTTGTAACGGCTCTCGTAGGGGTAAAAACCGGAGTGCCTATACTGGCAAGTCTCGCCTGGCTATTGGCTCTCTATATTGTCATCACCAAATGGAAATTCATCAATTTTAAAGAATTCGCCATCATCGTGTTCTTTGTCGGGCTTGGTCTTCCTTTTGGCATGCTGGCCTTTAAAAACCTCGACGCCCGGATGCTTAAAAAAATCCTGGCGGTGTTCATCACATTGAGCGCAGCCTGGCAGGTATACCGCCGCTTTAAAAGGCCCAACCGGACTAACCCGAACTGCCCCGCCGCCCCGGAAGCGCCCCTGTCCGGAAGCCCCTGGGGCCGCCTGCCCTATTACCTGCTGCTTATTCTGGGCGGCATGGTCCACGGTGCCTTTGCTTCAGGGGGGCCCCTCGTGGTGCTCTATGCCTCAAAAACCCTAACCGACAAGGGCAGTTTTCGGGCGACCCTCTGCCTGCTCTGGACCACCTTAAACACCATACTCCTTATGAACTACCTGCGATCCGGAGTCTTTACGGCCCCCATCATCAGCGGGACCGCCGGGATGCTGCCATTCTTGGTAGCGGGAATCATAGTCGGAGAAAAAATCCATTATAAGGTTGATGGAGAGATCTTCGGTAAGCTTATCTTTCTTGTGCTTTTTGCAACCGGCATCTTTATGCTTTTCCTTGCATGACCAGCAAGCCTAAGGAACACAGTTCAAGGGGCCCCCAGGAGCATGTCGGACTCGGACAAGTCGGACAAACTGCTAGATAACCCAGTCACCAAAACCTGACGCCTGTTGGCCCTGGCGTACCAGGTCCTCCAGGGTGTGAGCCTTGAGGGGGTTAGCAAGGGAGGCCGTAAGGAGGCTCTGCATGACCTTGAGAGAATTGTTCAGAAACTCCTGGGAAGCGAACCCAGAGAGGGGCTCGAACTGGGGAAGTTCCCCCTCTAAGGCCAGTAGTGTTTCGTAAAGAGAAATCGAAGCAGGGTGTCGGGCTAAATAATAGCCCCCCTGGGCTCCTCGACTGGACAGGACCAGTGGGGAAGCGCGGAGGGTGAGCATAATTTGCCCAATATACTTTTCTGTTGTCCCAGTAACCGTGGCTAGTTCTGAGCCTTGTACAGGCGCTCCGCCATAGCGGAGCGCCAGATAGCAGAGGATCTGAAAACCAAACTGGGTTCGGGAGGATACTTTCATAGATCTTGGTACAGCACCGTGGAAAGATATCGTTCTCCCGTATCGGGAAGCAGTACTACAATGCGTTTACCCACATATTCAGACCTCCTGGCTACCTGAGTTGCCGCAAAGGCAGCGGCTCCGCTAGAAATACCGACCAGGACACCTTCGGTTCGTGCAAGCCTGCGGGCGGTACTTACCGCTTCTTCGGTCTTTACCTGGATAATTTCATCGATAATCGAGGTATTTAATACGGGAGGCACAAAGCCTGCTCCAATTCCCTGTATCTTGTGGGGTCCCGGCTTACCGCCAGAGAGGACTGGCGAATCGGCAGGCTCTACCGCAACGATTTTAATGGCCGGATTATGCTGTTTCAGCACTTCCCCAACCCCGGTGATGGTTCCGCCGGTGCCGACCCCAGCCACAAAAACAGCCAGTTCCCCCTCTGTATCCCGTAGTATTTCCTGGGCTGTAGTTTTTCTGTGAATTTCAGGATTTGCTGAATTGGCAAACTGCTGGAGTATCAGGCTGTTCGGAATTTGTGCGTGCAGTTCCTCTGCCTTAGCAATAGCTCCTTTCATACCCTCAGGGCCCGGAGTCAACACAAGTTCGGCCCCCAGCATTTTAAGCAGAGCCCGGCGTTCGAGACTCATGGTCTCGGGCATGGTCAGAATAAGCCGGTAACCCCGGGAAGCGGCAACAAAGGAAAGGGCTATCCCCGTATTGCCGCTGGTGGGTTCAATCAGCACCGTATCGGGCTTAATTAAGCCCTTTTCTTCTGCATCGGCAATCATCGCATAGCCGATACGATCTTTAACACAGCCCAGGGGGTTAAAGGATTCCAATTTTGCTATAAGATGGGCTTGCAATTTTTCCTGATGTCCATAATTCTCCAGTTCTAAAAGTGGAGTATTTCCGATTAAATCGGTGAGTTTCTTTGCAATGTGGGCCATAAGCTCCTCCATTTACTAGTATGGTTATAGTATTACTAAATATTACTTATTTTGTCAAGATAAAAATGATCCATAAAATATTGTTTTTATATACTCAAATGAGGACATCTTTTTTCTATATAAAATCTTCAGAAAAATGCTTGTATTATCACTAATTTCCCATTTTAATACTTAGTAAGAAGTTTCGAGACTCAAAAGGCAGGACAAATTAATTATGGAAAGTATCTATCAAAACATGTACCAATGGGGACTGGATATAATCCGGTTTATTCAGCACTATGAATCCCCTACTCTATCGTTGATGATGAAAATCATCACTAGTCTGGGATCTGAATTGGCCTATCTCGCTGTATTACCCCTTATTTTTTGGTGTATTGATGAAAGACGGGGGCTTCGCCTGGGAACTGCGGTCCTCCTTTCTGCATGGCTTAATGGAACCGTTAAAAATGTGCTGAAACAGCCCCGGCCCTATCAGCTTGATCCATCAGTAGGACGGGCTGTAGAAGACTCGTACGGTATTCCATCAGGTCATGCTCAGAGGTCTCTCACCTTTTGGGGAATTATTGGTGGATGGATTCGCCAGCCCTTGGGGCTGATTCTTGCTGTTGCCCTTCCGCTGCTCATCAGTTTTAGTAGACTCTACCTTGGTGTTCACTTCCCAACCGACCTGTTTGCTGGCTGGATTCTTGCCCTCAGTATTCTAGGTACCTATTACTTGGGGTCAGAGAGTATTGAAAAAATTTTTAATACCCTGAATATCCGATTTAAAATCCTGACGGTAGCTCTTATTGCTTTTATCATGAATGGACTGAATCCTCAAGATACCAGTATGGGGGGCGCCTTTTTCGGTATAACAACTGGTTATTTCGTTATGATAGAATACTTTGCCTTTTCAGCCCGCCATAACGCCCGGGGAAAGTCACCTCGGTTTCGGGAATTGTTTTTGCGCTACTTGATAGGCATGACCGGTGCAGGTATCATATATGTTAGTCTTAAACAGGTATTTCCCGGAGAAAGTTCCCCCTGGTATGCGATGGGACGTTTTATTCGCTATGGGCTATTGGGATTCTGGACTTCCGCCGGTGCCCCCTGGGTATTTTTAGGGCTCAAACTTGCAGGTTCAGAAAGTACTGTTGTAAATCAATAACAAATGTGAAACAATATGATGAATAATAACTACCGGAATCGATATTATCGATTATTAGCAAAATATAAATACGTTGTACAGTATACAAAAAAAGCTAAAACACTTATTATTCGCCTGCATAATAGTTATGTTAGGCTAAAACAGCATTATTTTAAAACACTACAAAAAGCTGCATATAATACTAAAACTTTACTTGAACAGTCTATTAAAGAAAAATATCCCCTCATACTCGATCACCGGCGGCGCGTTGTTTATATTTCAGGAAAACTGCTTGATGCGATGGAAATGACAAAAGAAGAATTCTCTTCATCATTTTATATTGATTTGCTTTTTGAAAAATATCTACCCAGTAATTTTACTACTACTGATGAACAAACAATTCCAGAATTCCATTTTCCCATTATGTTACAGGACATGTCATCCCTCGGAATGATCACCGAGCAAACAACCTCTGTTTCAGACCTTCAGCTCCATCCATTTCTCCATCTTGGTATCAGTGGTAAACGGGTTTATAACAAGCAAAAAAAACTTTTTTACTATTTTTTATCAACCCGTGATATGAGCGCAGAAATAGAATTATTGTATTATCAAAAAAGTGATTTTTTCATCGAAACGCTCTCAGCTACCAATATGCAACTGCTCCATGCACAAAAAACGATAGAAGCCCATAAAATGATGCTTATTTCTCTAGTCTGTTCACTTGTAGAAGAACACAATAAGGAAACATCCCAACACTTACAAAACATTAGGATTATTACT harbors:
- a CDS encoding RrF2 family transcriptional regulator, which gives rise to MKVSSRTQFGFQILCYLALRYGGAPVQGSELATVTGTTEKYIGQIMLTLRASPLVLSSRGAQGGYYLARHPASISLYETLLALEGELPQFEPLSGFASQEFLNNSLKVMQSLLTASLANPLKAHTLEDLVRQGQQASGFGDWVI
- a CDS encoding sulfite exporter TauE/SafE family protein, with protein sequence MSPLVFGLVGLTVLITHALEAITGFGCTVLALPFVTALVGVKTGVPILASLAWLLALYIVITKWKFINFKEFAIIVFFVGLGLPFGMLAFKNLDARMLKKILAVFITLSAAWQVYRRFKRPNRTNPNCPAAPEAPLSGSPWGRLPYYLLLILGGMVHGAFASGGPLVVLYASKTLTDKGSFRATLCLLWTTLNTILLMNYLRSGVFTAPIISGTAGMLPFLVAGIIVGEKIHYKVDGEIFGKLIFLVLFATGIFMLFLA
- a CDS encoding phosphatase PAP2 family protein; the protein is MESIYQNMYQWGLDIIRFIQHYESPTLSLMMKIITSLGSELAYLAVLPLIFWCIDERRGLRLGTAVLLSAWLNGTVKNVLKQPRPYQLDPSVGRAVEDSYGIPSGHAQRSLTFWGIIGGWIRQPLGLILAVALPLLISFSRLYLGVHFPTDLFAGWILALSILGTYYLGSESIEKIFNTLNIRFKILTVALIAFIMNGLNPQDTSMGGAFFGITTGYFVMIEYFAFSARHNARGKSPRFRELFLRYLIGMTGAGIIYVSLKQVFPGESSPWYAMGRFIRYGLLGFWTSAGAPWVFLGLKLAGSESTVVNQ
- a CDS encoding RpiB/LacA/LacB family sugar-phosphate isomerase; this encodes MADKITLAIASDLSGFPLAREIVKHLKENHPELTVIDYGIMSADKPEPYFVQAPKVAKAVQRGEAQKGILICGTGQGMAIVANKHRGVYACVVDDIFSGERAKIINNANVITLGGWITAPFLGCQIVDAWLAMSFTQKMEFKKDFLTNAFNQVVALEEENFK
- a CDS encoding transketolase family protein; the protein is METREMRTVFINTLIEAGKKDDRIVLIDADLGKAGATASFAQTFPERHINVGVAEANMIGVSAGLASVGKIPVAQTFGCFASRRVFDQFFISVAYAHLPVKLVGTDPGISAAFNGGTHMPFEDLGTMRLIPDLTIVEPSDPVSLAGLLPEVLAQQKPAYIRLYRKPLPVLYSEGEPFQIGKCKVLRQGGPNSVLLIALGGIMVQEALEAAKILEAQGISVTIIDVLTLKPIDAEGLLSAMKNARAVISCENHQIHGALGSAVAELMAEYRIYKPFGRIGIRDEFGQVGTEQWLKEHFKLDSRSIVEAATGLLQK
- the cysK gene encoding cysteine synthase A; amino-acid sequence: MAHIAKKLTDLIGNTPLLELENYGHQEKLQAHLIAKLESFNPLGCVKDRIGYAMIADAEEKGLIKPDTVLIEPTSGNTGIALSFVAASRGYRLILTMPETMSLERRALLKMLGAELVLTPGPEGMKGAIAKAEELHAQIPNSLILQQFANSANPEIHRKTTAQEILRDTEGELAVFVAGVGTGGTITGVGEVLKQHNPAIKIVAVEPADSPVLSGGKPGPHKIQGIGAGFVPPVLNTSIIDEIIQVKTEEAVSTARRLARTEGVLVGISSGAAAFAATQVARRSEYVGKRIVVLLPDTGERYLSTVLYQDL
- a CDS encoding transketolase; translated protein: MTNEERVAIEAFAREIRIHTIRAIGTLGVGHIGGAMSIVEVLAVLYSKHLRHDPKNPAWRERDRLVLSKGHAGPALYSALALRGFFPLDWLLTLNQGGTRLPSHCDRTKTPGIDMTTGSLGQGLSAACGIAYGNRLDGLESYTYAIIGDGESDEGQNWEAAMFASHKKLDHLIAFTDYNKMQIDGYTQDILDLGDIEGKWWGFGWRVLRLDGHNVEALDSAISLAKTTRGQPVMIIMDTIKGKGCSFAEGNLGNHNMNVTKEQMEAALAALAGEGREGK
- a CDS encoding iron-containing alcohol dehydrogenase → MIGAIASPTNIIELPQFTAAALDEVLVYSTGLSGAGNVVASTNDRTGAGAGPVLCIIDPRPFPLRDRVLADLGRRWKLSIMDQVVPNPASKDIMAMAEAARQQRPAAVLGIGGGSTLDSAKAVAMLLENPGDLDEYLGPDASRKPQSRCIPLLLIPTTTGTGSEVTRFGVYTVRSGRKYTLNSPVLQAETALLSPDLVADLPPALVAATGYDALTHALETLWNKNATALSDRLALEAAAAVLRSLEPAWRASQGQGPAAALAELQQAATLAGIAFNKTGTAAIHALSFILSEEWHLSHGAACAFFTQNIFDINMQDPAVRTKFLTLAKRVYAEAGESSASPLSDEGYLQYLRDRLVALKRLMGLPDRFSDIPGFTLPGNADEQEKIAALFDKAQNDFKLKNNPVPCTPELVRKLVLEKLQ
- a CDS encoding PIN domain-containing protein gives rise to the protein MRILIHDASVLIDLIAVDILETALSLPYKMETTDLVETEIFRGGQKDILARMVAARKLEVIRSTKEEISGIAELYNLTPALSLADCSVLFHAVAKGAVVLSGDARLRRIAKERSLSVHGTLWILSELVDNGLLVRAEATEILERLMKINPRLPLSECRELLALWKNP
- a CDS encoding HD-GYP domain-containing protein, with amino-acid sequence MMNNNYRNRYYRLLAKYKYVVQYTKKAKTLIIRLHNSYVRLKQHYFKTLQKAAYNTKTLLEQSIKEKYPLILDHRRRVVYISGKLLDAMEMTKEEFSSSFYIDLLFEKYLPSNFTTTDEQTIPEFHFPIMLQDMSSLGMITEQTTSVSDLQLHPFLHLGISGKRVYNKQKKLFYYFLSTRDMSAEIELLYYQKSDFFIETLSATNMQLLHAQKTIEAHKMMLISLVCSLVEEHNKETSQHLQNIRIITTYMIEEIYRLKLITKAPYETFQYLKDIAYTSVLHDIGKVHIKKELIEKRGDLTEIEFKEMQNHTKAGAAYIKKIILLFQNDPSFSSYINFLKIPYDVCLYHHERWDGKGYPMKLAGTAIPLPARIIAIADAYDAMRASRSYNIPRSHDEAVTEIRNCSGTRFDPTLVQVFLNIERKLEAISY